ATGACCCAATCGAGCGAGTACCAGGTCAAGGACGCGGCGCCTGCCGTACGGCCGTCGATGGCGCGTGTCGCCGCGGCCGGTTCGATCGGCACCGTCATCGAGTACTACGACTTCTTCATCTACGGGAGCGCCGCGGCCCTCGTCTTCGGGCCGGTCTACTTCCCGAACTTCTCCAGCACCGCGGGCACCCTTGCCGCGTTCGCCACCTTCGCCACCGGTTTCATCGCCCGCCCGGTGGGCTCGCTGCTCTTGGGACACATCGGCGACCGGCACGGACGCCGCACAGTCCTGCTGATCTCCGTTCTCGCCACCGGACTTGCGACCGTGTCCATCGGACTCCTGCCCGGGTACGGGAGCCTCGGGGTCGCCGCCCCACTCCTGCTGACCCTCATGCGCATCGTCCAGGGACTGGGCGTGGGCGGTGAGTGGAGCGCGGCCGTACTGCTCACCTCCGAACACGCCCCGCCCGGACGGCGCGGCCTGTGGGCAGGGTTCCCGCAGACCGGACCCACCGCCGGATTCGTGCTCGCCAACGGCATCATGCTGGCCATGACCGCGACGCTCACGGACGAGCAGTTCCGTACGTGGGGCTGGCGCGTGCCCTTCCTCTGCGCGGGCGTGCTGACTCTCGCCGGTTACATCCTGCGCTCCAAGGTCGACGAGACGCCGACCTTTCTCGAACTCACTGCCCGCCGCACCCTGGTGCGCGCGCCCCTGGCCCGGCTGATGCGCCACCACTGGCGGCGGGTGCTGCTGGTGGCCGGTGCGGTCACGGCCGCGTACGCCGTCAACTACGCGGCCACGACCTGGGCGCTGTCCCAGGCCACCAAACGGCTGGGCTTGGACCCGACCGTCATGCTGTTCTGCCTGATGGGGGCGATGGGGGTGATGGGTGTCGCCACGCCGCTCGTGGCCATGCTCGGCGACCGCTACGGCCGTCGCAGGCTCAGCCTGCTCGGGTGCGGAGCGATGGCGCTGGCCGTCGTGCCCTACCTGGCGATGCTGCAGACCGGGCGGGTGGGGCCGATCCTCGCCGGAACGTCGATGGTTCTGCTCGCCGTGATCACGATGCTGGGGGTGCAGGGCGCGTACATTCCCGAACTGTTCGAGCCCCAACTGCGCTGTACGGGCACGGCTTTCGCCTACAACATCGGCGCGGTGCTGGGCGGCGCGGTGACACCACTGGTGGCGACGCGGCTGTCGTCGGGGGTGGAGGGGACGCCGTGGGCTGTGGCGGTGTATCTGCTGGTGCTGTGCGGGGTGAGCCTGGGGTGCGTTGTGCTGCTGCCGGACACGTCGCGGGCGGAGGCGCAGGACGCCTTCACACACCGGACGGGCTGAAGGTGCCGCAGGCGTACCCCTACCGGACCACCGCCGGCGACGTTGCCGACCTCACGACCATGCGTGCCGCCCCGCTCCCGTCCGCCGGGACCGACCAGAGATCCGCGCCGAAGTCCCCCGGCAGCGCGTAGAGCAGGGTGCGGCTGTCCAGCCACAGCGCCTGGTCGTCGACGCTTCTCGGTTCGGCGAGCGCCGTCGCCCCGCCGGTGCGAAGGTCCAGGACGTACAGCCGCCACGGCGTGTCGGTGCCGGCGCCCGCGACGCGCTTCTTGAAGGCGATGCGGGTGCCGTCCGGGGAGAGGGAGGGGCACTCGACGTTCTCACGCAGCGTGCGCAGGGTGCGCCGGACCAGGTCGCCCTCCACGAGGAAGGTGCGGCCGCCGGTGGCGAGGGTGGCGTAGAAGCGGTTGTCGTCGGCCGCGAACGTGACGCCCCGGGATGGTGGGGAACTGCGCCCAGGTCTTGCCGCCGGCCAGTGGCACGTTCTTGAAGGCGAACCAGGGGTTGTGCTTCTGCGCGTACTGCCCGTTGGTGCAGGCGGTGGAACCCTCGCTCGGCAGATCCTCGTTGTATGTCGCGAAGGTCTTCCCCGCCGCGATCAGTTCCTGTCCCAGGTTGGCCGCACTCATCGACTGGGGCGTGTAGCAGCCGTCCCCGGTGATGCCCTGTGTGGCGCCGGGCTTCCGATGATCTCGCCGTACTGCTTGTTCTCGAAGACGACGACGACCACGTGGTCATACGTGCGGAGCGCGGCGGCAGCCCGGTGCTCGGCAGCGCCGGAGTCGGCCGCGCCGAGGGTGACCACCAGACACAGTGTGCTGAAGATCCCGGCGGCGGCCGCTCGCCACCTTCTGACGGACCGGCCGCTGTCGGCCACCGGTTTTCGGGTCGGGGTCGGGCACGGCAACTCTTCAGGTTTCATTGAGGTGTTCCTCCTCTTCCTCTCACTCCTCGCGTCGGGCGGCGCCCGCCACGGTGATGTTCACGAAGCGAGGCACGCGTCGTCCGCCGGAGCGGAACTCCTCGGTCACGGTGGTACGGATCTGTGCCAGCAGGTCTTTCGGCAGCAGGACCAGAGCGCTGCGCCCGGGCCCGTGTCCGGGCCACCAGGCGGCCGTCGCACCCGCACGCCGCGCGATCGCCACGGCGTCCCTGATGTCACCCGGGCCGCGCCCTTCGCCACGGGTCACCAGCAGGGTCAGCCGCGCACCGTGCTCGTCCGGGTCGAAACGGACCTGACGCCGACCGCCGTCGCCGAGCAGCAGGGCCCTGCCGGGGCGGGCGAAGAGTACGGCCTCGCGCAGCGCCTGGTCACCGCCGGGTGCCGCTGCCCGGGCCAGGGCGGCGAGCCTTCCACGCGGTGGTCTCGCCCGCCCCGCGTACAGATCGGCGACCGCGAGGCCGACGGCACACTCCAGTGGCTCGGCGCTCGACAGACCGGTCGCGGGGGTCAGCGTGGAGTGGATGTGCAGGTCGATGCCGCCCCGGCCGTATCCGACCCGGGCCATGGTCCGCAGGAGGGCGTAGGTGCGGGCGGCCCAGTCGGGGTGGGGCGATGGCGGGCCGGTGAGCGGGAGTTCGCAGCTGTGCGCGGGGTGGGCGAGCGAACTGAGCCGTGCGAGGCCGTCGTCACGGGGTGCCGCGGCGGCAGCGACCGGCCAGCCCGCGGCCGCGACCAGGTGCGGCGAGCCGAGATGGAAGGCGTGCGGGGCGCTCCACACCGTCGCCGGGGGCCGGTCGTGTGCCGATTCGAGGGCGTAGGCGACCAGCCGGAAGAGCGGGTCGGCGGTGTGGCGGCGGGCGAGGTCCGGCATGCCTACGCGCCTTTGCGGGCGATCAGTCGGTAGGCGTTGCCCCCGTCGGTGGCGCGGGCGGCGGCCGCCCGCAGCCTGTCCAGGACCGCGGCGACGGCGTAGCACGGCAGCGCGGCGGTCTGGACGGCGGTGCGGAAGGCCCTTCGTGGGACGGTGGTTCGGCCCGGTCCCCACGGTGCGTACGGATTGGGCGCGAGCCGGTTCGCCGTGAGCAGCACCGCACCGACGAAGTCGCAGGCCTGGTGGGCGGCGCCGTGCTCCTCGGCCAGGACCGTGAAGCCGCGGTCCGCGAGTGCGGCGCGGAGGTTGGCGATCGGCATGAGGTGCTGATGCTGGGGCTGGAAGAAGGGCACCCAGTAGGGGCCGAGCAGCCGGGAGAGCCGTGACTCGGGGTCGGGCAGTTCGATGAGCAGATGCCCGCCGGGCGGCAGCACCTTGGCAGCGGCATCCAGCTCGGCGAGCGGGTCCCGGGTGTGCTCCAGATAGTGGTACATGCTGACGGTGTCGTAGCGGTGCACGAGTTCGGGGGCGAGCTCGGGGAACTGGCCGTAGTGGGCGGTGCCCACCCAGCCGCGGGCCTCCGCCTCGCGCACGGCGTCCGCCATGTCCAGTCCGTCGAAGCGGGTGTCGGGCCAGATCTCGCGCGCGCTGTCGCAGAAGTGGCCGTGCCCGGTGCCCACATCGAGCCAGGCGGCGGGTTTCCCGAACGGCTTCAGCATCTCCGCGCGGCCACGGTACGAGCTGCCCATCGTGCCGAACACATGGGCCGCGCCGCCGACTCCGAGGCCGTCGTAGAAATCGCGGTAGTAGAAGTCCAGGCCGTCGAGGGTGAGGCGCGGGTTCTGGAAGACGTGTCCGCAGGCGCCGCACTCTTCGAGGGTGAAGTGGCCCGGCTTGCCCTGGTAGAGATCGGGCATGTGGGTGCGTACCGTCAGCTCCGCCGAGCCGCACCAGGGGCAGTCGGGGCGGCGCGGTTCGAGGAACCGCTCGCTGCCGTCCTTGAGGTCGGCGGTGTAGCCGGGCCGCAGGGCTGCGAACTCGGCCAGTGACTCGGCGCGGCCCGGGTCGTCGCTCGCGACGGTGCGCAGCGCCGCTGCGAGAGAGTGCAGCGGGCGCGCGGCCGTAAGGCGCGGCAGGTCGGCCGGGCGCAGCGGGCCGCGCCCGCCGCCGCCGAGGACCAGGGCGGGCTGCAGCCAGTAGAGAGCGAGGGCCGCGGCGCCCCAGCGGCGGTCCTTGACTGCCGCGCGTACGAGCAGTGCCAGGCCCGCCACTTGAGCTGCGGCGACCAGGCGCGGGGGCACTCCCACGGCGCGCAGCTCCGCGGCTCGCCCGGCGAGACCTGACGGCGAGGGGGCGGTCACTCCGGGGGCGACGGCGATGCCGGTCTCGGCGGTTGCGTACTGCTTCAAACGGCTGAGCAGGGTGTGCAGTTCCGCCGTGTCGAGGCCGTCCTCCACTTCGGCCTCCGACCGGCCCCGTACGTCTTCGGCGACCAGTACGGCGTGTCCCGCGCCGCGCACCTTGCCGGTGCGGCCGAAGCGGGAGTCCTTCAGTTCGAGATCGCGCAGCAGGCCGAGCGCACGTTCCGTGTCGAGACTGTCCGGGAGCAGGTCGAGGAGCTTCAGGCCGGTGCGTTCCGCGTAGTCGACGGCGGCGCTCAGGGTGGCCTTGTCGACCTCGACGCCCTTGGCGGTGATCAACTGCCAGCCGTCCAGGGACACGCCGTCCACGGGGGCGGCCGGATCCAGCACGGCTACGGCGGCCAGCCGTCGGCGGGCGCGCACCGTGCCCGCGGTGAGCCCGGCCAGGGCGGCGAGCGCGGTCCACGGGACGCGGCGCGTCCGGGCACGCGTCCGATTGCGGGGCTGTGTCATAGCAGCTTCTCCAACCTGTCGGCCGCGGCAGCGGCTCCCCCGGCCGCCGCGAAGGATGCCTGGACACGGCGGGCGGCCCGCCGGTGGTTCGGGTCGTCGAGAACGGCGCTCAGAGCGGTGTGGACCTCGTCCGCCCGGGGGCGGCCGAAGCGCACCCGGATTCCGGCCCCGGACGATGCCACCTGCTGGGCGACGATCGGCTGGTCGTCGCGGACCGGCGCGACGACCAGGGGCAGCCCGTGGGCCAGCGCCTCGCAGACGGTGTTGTGCCCGCCGTGGCAGACCACGGCGTCGAGGTGCGGCAGCAGCGCGAGTTGAGGGACGTACTCCTGAAGCAGGACATGGTCCTCACGGACCTCGCCGACGAGGTCGGCGGGCGCGGCCACGATCAGCTGCATCTGGTCGGCCAGGCGTTCGGCGGCCCGCAGGACGGCGGCGTAGAAGCGGCCGCCGGCCTCTCGGTTGAGCGTGCCGAGGGACACCAGCACCCGGCGGCGTACGGGATCCAGCCGCCGCCAGGGGAACGACGAGCCGTCCGACGGACGGGCGCCCAGTGCGGGACCGGTGAATGCGTACCGCTCGGGCCACGCCTCGTCCGCGCCGACGAGTTCAGGGGTGGAGAAGACCAGGACCAACTGGTCGGAGAAGCGCGGGTCCCAGCCGCCGGGCGCGCCGCAGGCGGCGAGGAATCCGTTGATCCGTTCCTTCACCCACTCCCCCACCTTGGGGAAACCCGCGAAGGGCCGGGTGAATTCTGCCGTGGTCGTCGCGGATGTCACCCACGGCAGCCGTCGCCGTCGGGCGACCACCGCCCCGGCAAGAGCCTGCTGGTCGGCGACGAGCACATCGGGGGCGTAGGCGTCGACGGCGGCCTCGACACCGGGCAGCATCCCGTGGGCGAGCGGGATGAGTGCCTCGTCCCACAGGAAGCGCAGTGCGGCGGCACCGCGCAGGTCGCGCCAGCGGCCGTGCAGCGCGCCGTAGCCGCCGGGGCCGGTGGGCTCGCCGGAGGGGATGAGGGTG
This window of the Streptomyces sp. SLBN-118 genome carries:
- a CDS encoding glycosyltransferase — protein: MKVLFVVPPLAGHVNPTVAVAAELTARGHEIAWTGPAEVLPGLLPARATLIPSGEPTGPGGYGALHGRWRDLRGAAALRFLWDEALIPLAHGMLPGVEAAVDAYAPDVLVADQQALAGAVVARRRRLPWVTSATTTAEFTRPFAGFPKVGEWVKERINGFLAACGAPGGWDPRFSDQLVLVFSTPELVGADEAWPERYAFTGPALGARPSDGSSFPWRRLDPVRRRVLVSLGTLNREAGGRFYAAVLRAAERLADQMQLIVAAPADLVGEVREDHVLLQEYVPQLALLPHLDAVVCHGGHNTVCEALAHGLPLVVAPVRDDQPIVAQQVASSGAGIRVRFGRPRADEVHTALSAVLDDPNHRRAARRVQASFAAAGGAAAAADRLEKLL
- a CDS encoding MFS transporter produces the protein MARVAAAGSIGTVIEYYDFFIYGSAAALVFGPVYFPNFSSTAGTLAAFATFATGFIARPVGSLLLGHIGDRHGRRTVLLISVLATGLATVSIGLLPGYGSLGVAAPLLLTLMRIVQGLGVGGEWSAAVLLTSEHAPPGRRGLWAGFPQTGPTAGFVLANGIMLAMTATLTDEQFRTWGWRVPFLCAGVLTLAGYILRSKVDETPTFLELTARRTLVRAPLARLMRHHWRRVLLVAGAVTAAYAVNYAATTWALSQATKRLGLDPTVMLFCLMGAMGVMGVATPLVAMLGDRYGRRRLSLLGCGAMALAVVPYLAMLQTGRVGPILAGTSMVLLAVITMLGVQGAYIPELFEPQLRCTGTAFAYNIGAVLGGAVTPLVATRLSSGVEGTPWAVAVYLLVLCGVSLGCVVLLPDTSRAEAQDAFTHRTG
- a CDS encoding galactokinase, with translation MPDLARRHTADPLFRLVAYALESAHDRPPATVWSAPHAFHLGSPHLVAAAGWPVAAAAAPRDDGLARLSSLAHPAHSCELPLTGPPSPHPDWAARTYALLRTMARVGYGRGGIDLHIHSTLTPATGLSSAEPLECAVGLAVADLYAGRARPPRGRLAALARAAAPGGDQALREAVLFARPGRALLLGDGGRRQVRFDPDEHGARLTLLVTRGEGRGPGDIRDAVAIARRAGATAAWWPGHGPGRSALVLLPKDLLAQIRTTVTEEFRSGGRRVPRFVNITVAGAARREE
- a CDS encoding class I SAM-dependent methyltransferase gives rise to the protein MTQPRNRTRARTRRVPWTALAALAGLTAGTVRARRRLAAVAVLDPAAPVDGVSLDGWQLITAKGVEVDKATLSAAVDYAERTGLKLLDLLPDSLDTERALGLLRDLELKDSRFGRTGKVRGAGHAVLVAEDVRGRSEAEVEDGLDTAELHTLLSRLKQYATAETGIAVAPGVTAPSPSGLAGRAAELRAVGVPPRLVAAAQVAGLALLVRAAVKDRRWGAAALALYWLQPALVLGGGGRGPLRPADLPRLTAARPLHSLAAALRTVASDDPGRAESLAEFAALRPGYTADLKDGSERFLEPRRPDCPWCGSAELTVRTHMPDLYQGKPGHFTLEECGACGHVFQNPRLTLDGLDFYYRDFYDGLGVGGAAHVFGTMGSSYRGRAEMLKPFGKPAAWLDVGTGHGHFCDSAREIWPDTRFDGLDMADAVREAEARGWVGTAHYGQFPELAPELVHRYDTVSMYHYLEHTRDPLAELDAAAKVLPPGGHLLIELPDPESRLSRLLGPYWVPFFQPQHQHLMPIANLRAALADRGFTVLAEEHGAAHQACDFVGAVLLTANRLAPNPYAPWGPGRTTVPRRAFRTAVQTAALPCYAVAAVLDRLRAAAARATDGGNAYRLIARKGA